A genomic region of Azoarcus sp. KH32C contains the following coding sequences:
- a CDS encoding Sir2 family NAD-dependent protein deacetylase: MPSDERFIRAASLIEQADGLLITAGAGLGVDSGLPDFRGSQGLWQAYPALGRARMHFQEIACPDAFREHPELAWGFYGHRLKLYRETQPGPAFGILQAIASRLPAGAFVFTSNVDGQFQKAGFDPLRILECHGSIHHLQCMNGCTNAIWPADGFTPEVDDDACRLTNAMPRCPRCHGLARPNILMFGDWEWIEDRTHEQEVRLGTWRRRLDRLVVIEIGAGTAIPSVRLFGERQDAPLIRINPTEAKTSSERGVSLPMTGAEAMRGIASELAGTGFLEA, from the coding sequence ATGCCATCGGACGAACGTTTCATCCGTGCGGCTTCTTTGATCGAACAGGCGGACGGGCTGCTGATCACCGCCGGCGCCGGTTTGGGCGTGGATTCCGGCCTGCCGGATTTTCGCGGAAGTCAGGGGCTATGGCAGGCCTACCCGGCACTCGGGCGGGCGCGGATGCATTTTCAGGAAATCGCCTGCCCGGATGCGTTCCGGGAACACCCCGAGCTGGCGTGGGGCTTCTATGGCCATCGGCTGAAACTGTATCGGGAGACGCAACCGGGGCCGGCTTTCGGCATCCTGCAGGCGATCGCGAGCCGCCTGCCCGCAGGGGCATTCGTTTTCACAAGCAACGTCGATGGCCAGTTTCAGAAGGCCGGATTCGATCCGCTGCGCATCCTGGAATGCCACGGTTCCATCCACCACCTGCAATGCATGAATGGCTGCACGAACGCGATCTGGCCGGCGGACGGCTTCACGCCCGAGGTCGATGACGACGCCTGCCGGCTGACGAACGCAATGCCCCGGTGCCCGCGCTGTCATGGGCTCGCGCGCCCGAACATCCTGATGTTCGGCGATTGGGAATGGATCGAGGATCGGACGCACGAGCAGGAGGTCCGGCTCGGCACTTGGCGCCGCAGGCTCGATCGCCTCGTCGTGATCGAAATCGGCGCGGGGACGGCGATCCCGTCCGTGCGCCTCTTCGGCGAGCGGCAGGACGCGCCGCTGATCCGGATCAATCCGACGGAAGCGAAAACGTCGAGCGAGCGCGGCGTGTCGCTGCCGATGACGGGCGCGGAGGCGATGCGCGGCATCGCCTCGGAGCTGGCCGGAACCGGTTTCCTGGAAGCCTGA
- a CDS encoding integrase family protein: protein MPRQRLTLPRIAAFNPKTEGFLWDEDMPRLAVRVRPSGAKSFIFKGTLNYRDIRITLGSTEAWTIEAAREEARRFQRMIDKGIDPREALKEEEANRVAEVAARTAAVEAAEREAERSKTPAIEAWNVYVEARRPDWGERHLKNHQLFATAGGKPKGRGRRPGEGDATQAGPLHDLLSRPLGELDALAVKAWLEANKGRRPTWTAQAYRALRTFIGWCGEHPEYRHYIHADACTQKVVRNSVSASKPKDDCLQREQLPLWFQYVRKLPNPVHAGYLQALLLTGARREELAGLQWEDVDFQWKSITIRDKVEGTRTIPLTPYVASLLRDLKARNDTPPREYRILHGKRIKNDLENWKASPWVFSSPKAASGRIQEPRIGHNKALTAAGLPALSLHGLRRSFGTLCEWVECPAGISAQIMGHKPSALAEKHYRRRPLDLLRMWHTKIEGWILEQAGIEQPRQEEVVPALRVVAN, encoded by the coding sequence ATGCCCCGCCAGCGCCTGACCCTTCCCCGCATCGCCGCCTTCAATCCGAAGACCGAGGGATTCCTTTGGGATGAGGACATGCCGCGTCTTGCAGTGCGAGTCCGGCCCTCTGGTGCGAAGTCGTTTATCTTCAAAGGAACGCTGAATTACCGGGATATCCGCATCACTCTCGGCAGCACCGAGGCATGGACGATTGAAGCTGCACGCGAGGAGGCTCGGCGGTTCCAGCGGATGATTGATAAGGGGATAGACCCCCGAGAAGCGCTGAAGGAAGAGGAAGCGAACCGGGTAGCTGAAGTCGCCGCCCGCACTGCGGCCGTCGAAGCCGCCGAACGTGAAGCCGAGCGCTCTAAGACGCCTGCTATTGAAGCGTGGAATGTGTATGTCGAAGCGCGTCGGCCCGATTGGGGTGAGCGGCACCTGAAAAACCATCAGTTGTTCGCGACTGCTGGCGGCAAACCGAAGGGAAGAGGCCGGCGGCCGGGGGAGGGCGACGCAACGCAGGCAGGCCCGCTGCACGACCTGCTTTCCCGCCCACTTGGAGAGCTTGACGCCCTTGCGGTGAAGGCGTGGCTGGAGGCGAATAAGGGGAGGCGTCCGACATGGACTGCGCAAGCCTACCGGGCCCTGCGCACCTTTATCGGCTGGTGTGGCGAGCATCCCGAATACCGGCATTACATCCATGCCGACGCCTGCACTCAGAAAGTAGTGCGAAATAGCGTTTCTGCCTCAAAGCCAAAGGATGATTGCCTCCAGCGCGAACAGTTGCCGCTGTGGTTCCAGTATGTCCGCAAGCTGCCGAATCCGGTCCATGCTGGCTATCTGCAGGCCCTGTTGCTGACTGGCGCACGCCGTGAAGAGCTGGCCGGCTTGCAGTGGGAGGACGTGGATTTCCAGTGGAAGAGCATCACCATTCGCGACAAGGTGGAAGGCACTCGCACGATTCCGCTGACGCCGTATGTCGCTTCTCTGCTTCGCGACCTTAAGGCGCGGAACGATACCCCGCCGCGCGAATACCGCATCCTGCATGGCAAGCGAATCAAGAACGACCTGGAGAACTGGAAGGCCTCGCCGTGGGTATTCAGTAGCCCCAAGGCTGCATCGGGTCGGATTCAAGAGCCGCGCATCGGGCATAACAAGGCTCTAACTGCCGCTGGTCTGCCGGCGTTGTCGCTTCACGGTCTGCGCCGTTCATTCGGCACGCTCTGCGAATGGGTGGAATGTCCGGCTGGCATCAGTGCGCAAATCATGGGGCACAAGCCTAGCGCACTTGCTGAGAAACATTACCGCCGTCGCCCTCTCGACCTTCTGCGTATGTGGCACACCAAGATTGAGGGCTGGATTCTGGAACAGGCCGGCATTGAGCAGCCGCGCCAGGAAGAGGTCGTGCCCGCGCTGCGGGTGGTGGCGAACTGA
- a CDS encoding AAA family ATPase, producing the protein MHNGHETERARHALWSLDAGIERAEWVRTGMAAKAAGLQFEDFDEWSSGAGNYAGKADCAAVWRSIKEDGGIKAGTLYAMAKAAGWRDEHVTQQQRPHQRRQSPAEASQQPEKGKRLPFDVQVAWKTAEAASEAHPYIERKKGSVTGLRVYRGPLCIAGQLVDGALMVPAYDMAGTLQTVQFIPPQGKKLNAPSLPMTGAFVVGRITSPGTGQRVAIVEGIGQAWSCNQAASMPAVVAFGASRMEQVARAFRERYPAARLVLVADAGKEQHCANVAKAIGGAVGWVEMPADSPQNFDCNDLHQRDGLDALAGLLRNPKMHPARFELLTPADLASLPPVRWRVRGVLPAEGIAALYGPSGSGKSFLTLDLLAAVASGRPWFGCRVKPAPVLYAALEGEAGIAQRIQAHQTKYGPLPAGFRFLLQPLDIRKEGDRADLATAAHAAGCVGGVLVIDTLNRAAPGADENDSASMGEIIGGAKALQAELGGLVLLVHHTGKDAARGLRGHSSLHAALDAAIEVSRNDDRREWRTSKSKDGNDDQGNPFRLEVVELGEDDDGEPVSSCVVMPEEPAGDAVRRVNLPSGGNQRIILDGLRELLRDSKRFGMAGAPPTRPCLELEEAIAKTRDRLAVEPDRKTERTRAAIVGLVNRRAVELREGWLWLP; encoded by the coding sequence ATGCACAACGGACACGAAACCGAACGCGCCCGCCACGCACTTTGGAGCCTCGACGCCGGAATCGAGCGCGCCGAATGGGTGCGCACTGGTATGGCCGCGAAGGCTGCCGGACTCCAATTTGAGGACTTCGACGAATGGAGTAGCGGAGCAGGCAACTACGCCGGCAAGGCCGATTGCGCTGCAGTGTGGCGAAGCATCAAGGAGGACGGCGGCATCAAGGCCGGTACCCTGTATGCGATGGCTAAGGCTGCTGGTTGGAGAGATGAGCATGTCACGCAGCAGCAGAGGCCGCACCAGAGGCGCCAGAGCCCCGCGGAAGCCTCGCAGCAGCCCGAGAAAGGCAAGCGGCTGCCCTTCGACGTACAGGTCGCATGGAAAACCGCAGAAGCTGCCAGCGAAGCGCACCCGTACATCGAGAGGAAAAAGGGTAGCGTGACCGGCCTGCGCGTCTATCGCGGCCCGCTGTGCATCGCGGGTCAGCTTGTAGACGGTGCGTTGATGGTGCCCGCCTACGACATGGCTGGCACGCTGCAAACCGTGCAGTTCATCCCCCCTCAAGGAAAGAAACTGAATGCGCCCAGCCTGCCGATGACTGGCGCTTTTGTGGTGGGACGCATCACCTCACCGGGAACCGGGCAAAGGGTCGCAATCGTCGAAGGCATCGGGCAGGCGTGGAGCTGCAACCAAGCCGCCAGCATGCCCGCCGTGGTGGCCTTCGGAGCCAGCCGCATGGAGCAGGTGGCGCGAGCTTTCCGCGAACGCTATCCGGCTGCGCGTCTGGTGCTGGTAGCCGACGCTGGCAAGGAACAACACTGCGCGAACGTGGCAAAGGCGATTGGCGGGGCCGTGGGATGGGTGGAGATGCCCGCCGATTCGCCGCAGAACTTCGACTGCAACGACCTGCACCAGAGGGACGGACTCGACGCGCTCGCCGGCCTGCTGCGCAATCCGAAGATGCATCCGGCACGCTTCGAGCTGCTGACGCCGGCCGATTTGGCGAGCCTGCCGCCTGTGCGCTGGCGCGTGCGCGGTGTCCTACCCGCCGAAGGCATCGCGGCCCTGTACGGCCCGAGCGGAAGCGGGAAATCGTTTCTAACGCTCGACCTGCTGGCGGCCGTGGCCTCCGGCCGGCCGTGGTTTGGCTGTCGGGTGAAGCCTGCCCCGGTGTTGTACGCGGCCCTTGAGGGCGAAGCAGGCATCGCGCAGCGCATTCAGGCGCACCAGACGAAGTATGGCCCGCTACCGGCTGGATTCCGCTTCCTGCTGCAGCCGCTCGACATTCGAAAAGAGGGCGACCGCGCCGACCTTGCAACAGCCGCCCACGCTGCCGGCTGTGTCGGGGGGGTGCTGGTTATCGACACGCTGAACCGCGCCGCGCCGGGAGCCGACGAGAACGACAGCGCCAGCATGGGCGAAATCATCGGCGGGGCGAAGGCGCTACAGGCAGAGCTTGGCGGGCTGGTGCTGCTCGTGCATCACACCGGCAAGGATGCAGCGCGAGGCCTGCGGGGCCATTCGAGCTTGCATGCCGCCCTTGATGCCGCCATCGAGGTAAGCCGCAACGACGACCGGCGGGAGTGGCGCACCAGCAAGAGCAAGGACGGCAACGACGACCAGGGAAACCCGTTCCGGCTTGAAGTGGTGGAGCTTGGCGAGGATGACGACGGAGAGCCGGTTTCGTCGTGTGTCGTGATGCCCGAGGAACCGGCCGGGGATGCTGTGCGCCGGGTGAATCTGCCCTCTGGCGGGAATCAGCGAATCATCCTCGACGGCCTGCGCGAACTGCTGCGGGATTCCAAACGCTTCGGCATGGCGGGCGCGCCGCCTACCCGCCCCTGTCTGGAACTGGAAGAGGCGATAGCAAAGACCCGCGACCGGCTGGCGGTCGAGCCCGACCGAAAGACCGAGCGCACCAGGGCGGCGATTGTCGGGCTGG
- a CDS encoding cyclic nucleotide-binding/CBS domain-containing protein: protein MTNRFISDIVQDQDPLMLPPDASVKLACERMCDRHVGAVLVADRAHHLLGIFTGRDAVRMLGNEADAAHTKLDDVMTHKPVTIPPDAHAIDALRLMNDGGFRHLPVVRNGKVVAIVARADFEGLELDRFEEETTLWEHIA from the coding sequence ATGACCAATCGCTTCATTTCCGACATCGTCCAGGACCAGGACCCGCTGATGTTGCCGCCGGATGCGAGCGTGAAGCTTGCTTGCGAACGGATGTGCGACCGCCACGTCGGAGCGGTGCTGGTCGCCGATCGTGCCCACCATCTGCTCGGCATCTTCACCGGACGCGACGCGGTCCGGATGCTGGGCAACGAGGCCGACGCCGCCCACACCAAGCTCGACGATGTGATGACTCACAAGCCGGTGACGATTCCACCCGATGCGCACGCGATCGACGCCCTGCGCCTGATGAACGACGGCGGTTTCCGCCACCTGCCCGTCGTCAGGAACGGCAAGGTGGTCGCGATCGTCGCACGGGCGGATTTCGAGGGGCTGGAGCTGGACCGCTTCGAGGAAGAGACCACGCTATGGGAGCACATCGCCTGA
- a CDS encoding alpha-hydroxy acid oxidase: MMTKRKLYRGSDTRRAQNIAELRAMAAARVPNFCFEYLEGGADDELTLRRNRSSYDAITLLPHTLVDVSERDLGCELFGSRIAMPMVIAPTGFNGLLSHEGDLMLAEAAREAGIPMCQSMVSTVELERLAATGVRHWMQIYPFKDRDNIAKIVKRAERAGSEAIVLTTDVALFGNREWDRRNYRAPMKLDAANLLHVAMSPRWVWDVLVPHGMPRFKNLGDFLPPGQDSARNAATFLSKQMDPSLNWRDVQWLRDLWPRKLIVKGILLPSDALRAREMGVDGIVVTNHGGRQLDGCPAPIEVLPQIREAVGPGMTVIIDSGLRRGSDFVKARALGADAAMTGRATLYGLAAGGKPGVLRALEILRTEIDRTLGLLGCPVLGEVGADFVRAPACRL; this comes from the coding sequence ATGATGACGAAGCGCAAACTCTACCGTGGCAGCGACACGCGCCGCGCCCAGAACATTGCCGAACTGCGGGCGATGGCGGCGGCGCGCGTGCCGAACTTCTGCTTCGAATACCTCGAAGGTGGGGCGGACGACGAGCTGACGCTGCGGCGCAATCGCAGCAGCTACGACGCGATCACGCTGCTGCCGCACACGCTGGTGGATGTGTCGGAGCGCGACCTGGGCTGCGAGCTCTTCGGTTCGCGCATCGCGATGCCGATGGTGATCGCGCCGACCGGCTTCAACGGGCTGCTGTCGCACGAAGGCGACCTGATGCTCGCCGAGGCGGCGCGCGAGGCCGGCATCCCGATGTGCCAGAGCATGGTGTCGACGGTCGAACTCGAACGCCTCGCGGCAACGGGCGTGCGCCACTGGATGCAGATCTATCCCTTCAAGGATCGCGACAACATCGCGAAGATCGTGAAGCGTGCCGAGCGCGCGGGCTCGGAGGCGATCGTGCTGACCACCGACGTTGCGCTCTTCGGCAACCGCGAATGGGACCGCCGCAATTACCGTGCGCCGATGAAGCTTGACGCCGCGAACCTGCTGCACGTCGCGATGTCCCCGCGCTGGGTGTGGGACGTGCTCGTGCCGCACGGCATGCCGCGCTTCAAGAATCTCGGCGACTTCCTGCCTCCGGGCCAGGACAGCGCGCGCAATGCCGCGACTTTCCTGTCCAAGCAGATGGATCCGTCGCTCAACTGGCGGGACGTGCAATGGCTGCGCGACCTGTGGCCGCGCAAGCTGATCGTCAAGGGCATCCTGTTGCCGTCCGACGCCTTGCGTGCCCGCGAGATGGGCGTCGACGGCATCGTCGTCACGAACCACGGCGGCCGTCAGCTCGACGGCTGCCCCGCGCCGATCGAGGTGTTGCCGCAGATCCGTGAGGCGGTAGGGCCAGGGATGACGGTCATCATCGATAGTGGTTTGCGCCGCGGCAGCGATTTCGTCAAGGCGCGGGCGCTGGGCGCGGATGCGGCGATGACGGGACGGGCGACGCTCTATGGTCTCGCGGCCGGCGGAAAACCGGGCGTACTGCGGGCGCTGGAGATCCTGCGCACTGAAATCGACCGCACGCTGGGCCTGCTCGGCTGCCCCGTGCTCGGCGAGGTCGGCGCGGACTTCGTGCGCGCGCCGGCCTGCCGGCTTTGA